Within the Salinibacterium sp. TMP30 genome, the region ATAGTTTTGGCTGCGGATATGAGCGGTGACCATGAAATTGGTGGTGACGGGGATGCTGCTAACCGAGCGGAGCAGTGCCGCTTCGCCGCGGTAGTAGTCGAGCAGTTCATCCGAGCTGAAGCGTGAGAAGTCGATGCGCTGCGCAGGGTTTGTTGACGAGAGCGTCGCCCGCGGAGGAAGTATTTGGTTCCACTCGCTGTAGCGCTGGCTCCAGAAGGCGGTGCCCCATGCCTGGTTGAGCGCGTCAACAGTTGTGTAGCGGGCGCGAAGCCATTCGCGGAACGCGGCTGCTGAGGTGTCGCAGTAGCAGTGCGCGTTGTGGCATCCCAGTTCGTTGGAGACGTGCCACAGGGCGAGCGCTGGGTGCGAGCTATAGCGTTCGGCAACTTTCGCGACGAGGCCCAATGCTGCAGAACGGAACTCGGGCGAGCTCGGGCACCAGGCTTGGCGGCCGCCAGGCCAGCGGCGAGTGCCGTCGGCTGCGGTGGGCAAAATTTCGGGGTGGAGGGTGGTGAGCCAGGCGGGCGGTGATGAGGTTCCGGTGCCCAAATTGACGCGGATGCCCGCAGAGTGCAGCAGATCCATAATCGTATCGAGGCGGTCGAAGTTGTACTCTCCCTGCCGCGGCTCAATTTCTGCCCAACCAAAGATGTTGATTGCGACGAGGCTGACGCCGGCTTCACGCATGAGCGCGACATCCTGGTGCCAGACGCTTTCCGACCACTGCTCGGGGTTGTAGTCACACCCGAGCACCACTGAATCGGGTGACCAGCTCGCGGCGCGATCTGCGCGGGATGTGGTCACACGTGCCTCCTTTGGCATCTGACTCGACTGCTTGTGCTCTGAGTCTTTATTCTGCGGACGTTTTTCTGTGAACGTGCACAGAATCTGCCCCGAAAGAACCTGCGTGGTTTTCTGGGAGCGTGCACAGACTATGCGAGCCCTCATCGACGTGTCAAGCGTTCGGCGTGTCTGGGAGCGTGAACAGTCCCGCAAACTCGGGCAACCCACACACCGCTGCGAGCGCTAGCATGGAGCCATGGCAACCCCACGGGCTCGGCAACGCCGCGCGACAATTTTCGATGTCGCAGCAGAAGCGAACGTTTCCCGCGGCACCGTCTCGCGACTACTCAACGGTGAGCCCTACGTCTCAGACTCTGCCCGCGATGCAGTCGAGAAAGCGATCGCCAAAGTCGGTTACGTGCGCAATATGGCCGCCCGCAACCTCGCCACCCAGCGCTCCAAGGCAATCGCGCTCATCGTGCACGAACCTCACTCGGTATTTCTCGAAGACCCCAACATTGGTGCGATTCTGCTCGGCACTAACGAGCGACTCTCCGAAGCCGACTATCAGCTTGTGTGCCTCATCATCGGATCCGACCGCGACAGCACTCGCATCGCCGAATACCTGCGCGGCGGATTCGTCGACGGCGCCGTCATCGTCTCGGCACGCGAACACGATCCCATCGCCGACGCCATCGCCCACATTGGTCTTCCCGCGGTTTTCGTTGGCCACCCCGAGAGCGCCCCAGAAATGCCCTACGTGGGCATCGACAACCGCAGTGCCGCGCGCGATATCACCCGCGAACTACTTGCCACCGGTCGCAAACGCGTGGGAATGATTGCTGCCGCCCTCGACCGCGACTCCGGTAGCGAACGACTGGCCGGCTTTCGGGATGCTATGGGTGACGACTTCGACGAAAGTCTGGTTGTCGATTTTCCGCTCTACTCCCGCACCAGCGGCGTCGAGGGAATGGAAACCCTCCTCGAACGCGCTGGCGACATTGATGGCGTGTTTGCGGCATCCGATGCTGTTGCCGCTGGCGCGATGGATGTGTTGCGGGAGCACGGGCGATCGGTGCCGGGAGATGTCGGAATCGTCGGCTTCGACGACAGCGACTGGGCGCTTCGGTGCCAACCTCAGCTATCGACGGTGCGACAGCCTGCCGACTTGCTCGGCCGTGAGGCGGCGTCGATGGTGCTTGAACTGGTAAACGGCCTCACCCCGGAGTCGCCGGGGCGAATCTTGCCCACCGAGATCAGATTACGCGGTTCCGCTTAAGACTGCGCGGTTCAGCTTAAAGCTGCGCGGCTCAGCCTGCGACTGAGCGGTTCAGGCTAGGGCTGTGTCGTCGCGTCGACGAGAGCCGCAGCCTTGGCGCGCTCTTCTGCCTCGATCTTGGCGTAGCTGGTGCGCTCGGTGCGGTCGGAGCGAATGATTGCCGCCATCACGATCCAAAAAATCACCCCAACAGCAATTGTGGGCACGACGGAGAAGATCGCGTTCGACCAGAATTCTTGAGGCACGTATTTAGCCTAACCGTTCAGCAGCGTGACAATGGCGATGAGTACAACAAGTCCCACGAGAGTCACAGTCATGATGAGCCGCGACGATTTGCGGTCCACTACTGCGCCTTCACGAACATGCCAACGATCCCGGTAGCAATCATGAATACACCAGCACCGGTCACCAGAATCCACAGCGTAACGCGCAGGGGCGTGATCGCTGAGGTCTTGCGGGGTTCGATCACCACTGCTACTTCACCAGCGGGAAGAGAATTGTTTCGCGAATACCCAAACCGGTGATCGCCATCAACAGGCGGTCGACACCAACACCGATGCCACCGCTCGGCGGCATGCCGTGCTCGAGCGCACGAAGGAAGTCTTCATCGAGGCGCATCGCTTCAACATCGCCCTGACTAGCCAAGAGCGATTGCTCAACAAAACGTTCCCGTTGGATGACCGGGTCTACGAGCTCCGAGTAGCCGGTTGCCAACTCGAACCCACGAATGTAGAGGTCCCACTTTTCAACAACACCCTCGATGCTGCGGTGGTCACGCACGAGCGGGCTCGTGTCAACCGGAAAGTCCATGACGAAGGTAGGGCGGTCGAGTCCCGGCTTGACGTAGTGCTCCCACAGCTCTTCCACGTACTTGCCGTGGGTGGGTTGGGTGACCTCGATGTCGACGGCATCGGCAAGCTTCTTGAGCTCGTCGACAGGCATCTGCGGGGTGACGCTGAGGCCAGCCGCTGCGTTGAGCGAGTCATACATCGAGATGCGTGCCCAGTCACCGCCGAGGTCGTACTCGGTGCCGTCAGCGAGCGTAACGAGCATCGAGTCGGCCACAGCGAGAGCCGCATTCTGCACGAGCTCCTGGGTGAGGTCAGCCATCTGGTTGTAGTCGCCGTAGGCCTGATAGGCCTCGACCATGGCGAATTCGGGTGAATGGGTAGAGTCGGCACCTTCGTTGCGAAAGTTGCGGTTGATTTCGAACGCGCGCTCAATGCCACCAACGACGGCGCGCTTGAGGAACAGTTCGGGCGCGATGCGAAGGTACAGCTCAGTGTCGAATGCGTTGGAGTGGGTCACGAACGGTCGAGCGGATGCCCCGCCGTGCATCGTCTGCAGCATCGGTGTTTCGACTTCGAGGTAGTCGTGCTCGGCGAATGTTGCGCGCAGGCTCGCGTTGACCTTGGCCCGGGCACGCACCGTGAAACGGGCCTGCTCACGAACAATGAGGTCGAGGTAGCGGCTGCGAACACGCTGTTCGTCGCTCAAGTCTTTGTGGAGGTTGGGCAGCGGAAGCACAGCCTTGGCCGCGATCTTCCACTCCGTGACCATGACCGACAGCTCACCGCGACGACTAGAGATGATCTCACCGCTGACGAACAGGTGGTCACCGAGGTCGACGAGCTCTTTCCACTGCGCGAGGGCGTCTTCGCCAATCTCAGCAAGTGAAACCATGACCTGGATGCGCTGGCCGTCGCCTGCCTGCAACGATGCGAAGCACAGCTTGCCGGTGTTGCGAAGGTGCACAATGCGGCCCGCAAGCCCCACAATGTCGCCGGTAGTGTCATCCGCTTCAAGCGAAGGATACTTGGCTCGCACAGCAGGAATGCTCGTGGTGATCGCTACGCCTACCGGGTACGCCTCGGCACCAGAATCGATGAGTCGCTGACGCTTCTCAAGCCGAACAGCTTTCTGTTCAGAAACTTCGGCCTCGGTGGGATCTGGAGCGTTTGCGGCGTCATTCACGCCTTCAATCGTAGCCGGGATGGAACTACCTCGCCGCGCCCCAGAATCAGCCCACAAACTACCCGACGTAGAGCGAAGAGTTGTCGATCAGACGGGTGTCTCCGACACGCGCGGCGACGATTGCCGTTGCCGGCCCACGGAAGCCATCAGGCACCGGCATGAAGGTGTCAGTGTCGACAACCGAGAAGTAGTCGAGCTCAGCCCGTGACTCCCCCATGAGTGCACCCTGCGCTGCCGCAATAACAGCATCGAGGCCACTATCGGCAGCCGAGGTCGCCGCCTTCAGGGCGGTCGACAGAATGGTCGCGGCTTCCCGCTGGCTGGCATCCAAGAACTGGTTGCGGCTCGAGAGCGCGAGTCCGTCGTCTTGGCGAACGGTTTCGATAATTTCGAGGCGAACCGGGATGTTGAGGTCGGTGATCATGCGGCGAACCAAGAAGAGTTGCTGGGCATCTTTCTGGCCGAACGTCACGAAGTGCGGTGAGGTGATCGCGAGCATCTTGGCAACTACCGTGAGCACGCCATCGAAGTGACCCGCGCGGGCCTTACCTTCGAACATAGTGCCGATCTGGCCCGCAGAGATTGTGGTCGAGGTCGGCCCCTTTGGATACATTTCTTCGACACTGGGAGCGAACACGTAGGGAACACCGAGCTCGCCCAACAAATCGAGGTCGACATCCATGGTGCGCGGATACTTGTCAATATCCTCGTTGGCACCGAACTGGGTCGGGTTGACAAAGATCGACACAATGCGCACATCGGCAAGCTCGGCCGCGCGCTCAACGTGAGCCACATGCCCCGCATGCAACGCACCTAGCGTGGGAGTAAGGGCGATCGTTCGACCAGCAGCACGCTCATGCATCGCCAGATCGCGCATGCCCGCGACGGTCTCAATAACTTGCGGGCGGGAGTGTGAACTCACGAGGGATCCTCCTGTGAATGGGGCCTCGAATCGGGGTCGAACGAGGAAAGGTCGATCGTAGTCGCAGTTGCGCCCGCGAGCGCACTTTCCACCGACGACCGCAGCAAGGGGCCCAACACTCGGGCAGGATTTTCGACCCCGACGTTCGCCAGCAAATCGAGTGATTGCCCCACAATTGCGGCCGAAAAACTGGTAGCCGTACTGACAGCCTCAGCCCAAGCGGCGCGCTCATTTTCCGCGACCACAATCGGCTCAGCACCCATCTCGACGACGAGAGCCTGAGCGATCGGCAATACCGGTGTCGGCGCGCTCACGGCGCAGTACGCCTCATGCAGCCGGGTGAGGTCAAGGCTTGTTCCCGTGAATACCATCGCCGGATGCACCGCCAAGGGAATTGCACCAGCAGCGAGGGCAGGAGCAAGCGCTCCATAACCGAGTCCCGGTGCCGTGTGCAGCACGAGTTGTCCCGGCTGCCACACCCCGGCAGCGGCAAGACCACTGGTAAACGACTCGATCTCCGACTCGGGAATCGCCAAAATTACGAGCTCGCTTCGCTCAACAAGGGTGGGGATGTCGAGCACAGGAACGTCGGGCAAAATCGCGCTCGCACGCTCCAGGTTTCGCTCGGACGTCGCCGCGATCCCCACGATTGCGTGCCCTGCCCCGGCGAGCGCCGCCCCAAGAATCGGGCCCACCTTGCCGGCGCCGATGATGCCAATGCCGAGTCGGCCTGCTGCCTGTGCCACTACGGGGTTGCCTCCGGGGTTGCCCCTGAGTTTGCCCCAGGGGGTACCTCCGGGGTTGCCCCAGGGGGTACCTCCGGGGTTGCCCCAGGGGGTACCTCCGGGGTTGCCCCTGAGTTTGCCTCTGAGTTGTCGGCAGTGCGCTCCGTGCTCCCACTGCGCCAGCGATGGCTCGTATCGACGCTGGCGGACTGCACCGCAGCATGCGAAACTTCGGTGAAGAATGCGATGACATCACTGCGCTCCAAGGCGCCAATGGTCGCCGAGATCGGGCCGGCAACGGTGTGCACCCGCAATTCCGCGAGACGCATCCGACGCAGAAGCGGGCCTTCAGCCATGCTGACACTCTGCATGCGCGCTTGAGGAACGAGCACAAGTGAACGCCAGATCGCGCCCTTGCGGAGAGCAACAGCATCCGAAATCATGACAAAACCGTTGCGGCGCCATGAGAACCAGCGCAGCACGGCGGCTCGCTTTGGCGAAGTCACGTAGGCGTCATCATGGGCACCAGCGGCGAGCCCAGCTTCGAGCAACTCGCGCGATTCAGCATCGGCGAGGCTCGGCAGAATCAACTGCAGCACGCGGTGCACGTCATCCATATCCCCCACGGGAAGCAGTGTGGTTTTCGCATTCGCTTGACCAGAGCTTGAGGCCTGCGAAGCAGTATTAATCTTGATCTCCCACCACCCGGCCAGCCGCCAGAGAAGCGGCTGAGAAACCTCGACGGCGTGAATGCGGCCCGGAGGCAACGTCTCATTGGTCGTTGAGAGCAGCCCGTAGCCGACACGGATACCGTCTTGGGTTGAGGCGATCGAATAGCGCAGAGAGCGGGTCAGCCGGGAGAGGAGGTAACCAAAAAGTCCGAGCACGCCTGGCAAAAATGCGAACAACCAGAGGTAATCACCGGAGATCGAAATCGTTACGATGATGCCGATAGCAACCGCGACCGCGATGATGGTTGCTTCACTCAACACGAGCGAACCAATCAGTCGGGGAATTCGGATGCGCACAATCGACTCTGGCGGCGCCGCATCCGGGTCGAGCTCGGGAGCCAAAAACTCGTTCACTCGCTGCTCAATGAGCCCACCCTCAGGGCTCGCAGCTGCTTCGGATGCCTCAACGGCGCGGGTTCCCGAAGCGAGCTGCAAGATCGCGCGCCGCAAATTGTCTGCTCCGCGGGAGCCAAGGTATGACAGCTCAACATTGGCGTCTTGACCGGCCACGTTTACCTCAAGTTTGGCCGCGCCAAACAGACGGGCAACAAGTGGACGCGAAATATTGATGCCCTGAATACGGTCAAGCCGACCACGGCGGTTGGTGCGGAACAGAATGCCGCTGCGCACCTCGACAACTTCATCAGTGATGCGGAAGGTGTGCATCCGCCAAGAAAAGTAGAACCCCAGTACGCTCAGAACGAGAACCGCAAGCACAATCAGGACTGCCGGAATCAACAATCCAAACTCTGCAAGTTGAGAGAACGGATCAAACTCATTGCGGCTGTTGAAGAGCGTCTCGATAAAGAAATCGCGCGCGTTCACAATGATCACACCGATGATCGCCAAGAGCGCGATGCCTCCCCGCAGCAGTGGGGTTGCGGGATGCAGCCTGTGCCATTCGCCGTCGGCGAGGCGCTGAGCTTCAGCCGGCAAACTGCCGACACTCGCGGCGGGTGCTACCGACTCGTTCGCGGGGGACGCGTTCGCGGTGTGATCGTTCGCGGGGAGCTCGCTCACAACCCGGCCCTGCGACTCTCTGCCAGCGCAACGAGTGTGTCTCTCAACTCCTCCGCGTCCTGCTCGGGCAAACCAGGAATGACCACACCGGTGGATGCCGCAGCAGTCACAAATTTGAGTTCGCTCAGCCCCACAGCACGATCGAGGGGTCCGCGGTTAATGTCGACGAGCTGCATGCGACCATAGGGCACAGCAACCACGCGTCGGAACATCAACCCGCGTCGAAACACCAGGTCATCGGCACGCAGCATGTAGCCAATGGCGCGCACGCGTCGCGGGGTGAGAAGGATGTTGATGAGGAAAATAATTCCCAGTGAGATGGGGATAGCCGCTAGCCATTGAATACCCGAGATAAAGGTGGGGATCGAGCTTGCGGCCGAGAGAATCAGCCCAAAGATGATGAGGCCAACAACCTCAACGACCACGTATTTGCGGGAAACTCCGCGCCACTCGGTGTCAGGTAGGTCCAGTCGCTCGGTCACGCTGCTCCTTGGGGGTCCATCGGATTCTGCGACGATGAATCTTCATCGTCGGGCGGGATCGTGCACAAGTGTTCGGCAACGAGTCCTGCGATCAGTAACCCTATCGCGGCGCCAGAAACGACCAAACTAGCCGTAATGGTTCCCGCTCCAGGCGAGACAGTGCGGCTCAGCAAGTAGACGGCAATCGCTACAGCGGAGCCGCCGAGTAGCGCTCCCGAAAAGCTTGAGGCCTTGGCTAAGACCACAACGCGGAGAGCATAAAACGGGTTGACCCGCGCCCGGCGCAGTCCCCGCGAGGAACGATAGATGGGAACGGCGAGCACAACCACAACAACGGCGATGACGAACAGCGAAATTGCGAGCGAAATCGACGGGATCACAATTGGTCGACCCGATGCTGTCAGCAGCACTTCAAGGAGCCAGCCCGCGGCAGCGCCGACGGCCGCCAGCGTGATCAGGTGCAGTGGCGAGGTGCGGCTCACCACAGTGGTTCCGCCTCAAACTCGGTGGCGTCATTCTCGATCCCCGCGAGCAGGTCTGCCGCGCGCCCCACCCCGGGAAGGCTCGCATCGGGGTCGAGCTGCAGCCACGGCACGAGAACAAAAGCGCGCTCGGCGGCCCGCGGATGGGGAATCGACAGCAGTTCATCATCCACCAGCAGGTGCGCAAAGGTCACAATGTCGATGTCGAGAGTGCGATCGCCCCAGCGTTCTTCGCGCACACGGCCCTGCTCGGTTTCGATGCGCTGCAACTGCGTGAGCAGGGCGTGGGGCTCCAGCGCGCTGCGCGCTAACAGGATCGCATTCAGATATGCGGGCGCCGAGTGGTCGACGCCGAAAACCTTCAGCGCTGGGGTCTGCACAATACTGGATGCGGCATCCACCGATACGCCGTTGATACGAGAGATGGCGTGCACGGCGTCGCGCAGCGTCGATTCGCGATCGCCCAGGTTGCTGCCGAGGGCAAGCACGAGTGGCAATTCGACGCGGAGGCGTTGCTGCCGAATCACGAGAGCCGTTGTGGATCTGCGCTAAAGCCAGCGGGGTGGCCGGGTGCTGCGCGGTGACGCGTGATCGTGACCGACACATCAGCAAACGGCACGGTGATCGGGGCCGACGGCTTGTGGATGGTGATCTTGGTGCTAACCGCAGCCTCATAAGCAAGAACAATGGCCGCCACTCGCTCCGCCACTGTCTCAATGAGATCAACAGGATCGCCTTCCACCGCGGCGACGATCTGCTCCGCCAATTCTCCATAGTGAACGGTGCGGTTCAACTCGTCAGAGAGCGATGCGGGCGACAGGTCAAGGTAGACCGTGGCATCCACAACAAAGATCTGACCGTCTCGACGTTCGTGGTCGAACACTCCGTGAAAAGCTGTGGCACGCAGCCCGGTGAGGGTGAGTTCGTCCAGCGCGGGATTCATCGTTTTTTTCCCTTCTGCATCGCTGTGTACACGGAAAGTGCAACCTGTGTTGACGGTACATCGTGCACCCGAACACCCCAAGCGCCTGCCTCCGCCGCGATGTTACTTATCACTGCGGTAGCAAGATCTCGATCGGTGGTTGGTGCATCCGGTGGTAAAAGTTTGCCGAGAAAACGTTTGCGCGATGCACCAATGAGGAGGGGGTAGCCGAGCGACGACAGTTCGTCGAATCGCGCCAGCAGGGCCCAATTATGGCGGGCCGATTTGGCAAAGCCGAGACCAGGATCGAGCACGACACGGTCAGGGTTGATCCCCCACACCATCATTTCGGCCAAGCGGTCTTTGAGTTCGGTGCGTACATCGCTGACGACATCGTCGTAGTGCGCCAAATTAGCCATCTCAGTACTGTGCCCACGCCAGTGCATCGCAATATAGATCAGGTCGGTTGCGGCAACAGTTCGATACATCTCTGTGTCAGCAAGACCCCCCGAGACATCATTGATGATGGATGCTCCGGCCTTCGCCGCGGCCAGTGCAGTCTCGGCATTCATCGTATCGATGCTCACGGTCACCCCCTCAGCGGCCAGTGCTTCGATCACCGGGATGACTCGCACCTGCTCTTGGGCTGCCGGCACACGCTCAGCACCGGGACGCGTCGACTCTCCGCCGACATCCACCACATCGGCTCCCCGATCACGAAGTTCAATGCCGCGCGCGATTGCCCGATCAACATGCTCGAATTGACCGCCATCGCTAAAGGAATCTGGGGTCACATTGAGAATGCCCATAACCCGCGGAACGGGCACGGTGGGCCTTCTACGCATTGTGGCCTCTGCTGCCAATGAGCGCCATCACTTCGGCGCGCTCAACAGAGTTGTTTAGCACTCCGCGAGAGGCGAGGGTGACGGTTGAGCTTGAGGTCTGGCGTGGTCCGCGAGTAGAGACACACCCGTGCACGGCGTCAATGACCACGAGCACACCGCGTGGTGAGAGCCCCTCGTCGATGGCGTCAGCGATCTCTTCCGTGAGCCGCTCTTGCAGTTGAGCGCGCGCCGAAATCGTCTCCACTACCCTGGCGAGATTACCGAGGCCGATTATCCGCTCATCCGGAACGTAGGCCACATGAGCTACACCAAGAAATGGCAGCAAATGGTGTTCACACATCGACCGAAACTCGATGTCCCGCAGAACCACAAGCTCTCCGGTCTGGTCGGCTTTCGCCGTGAACTCGATGCTGTCAGAGAGATGGTCGACCGCGTTGACAGTGTTGCCAGCAAAGAACTCGGAGTACGCCTCGGCGACCCGGCGCGGCGTGGCGGTGAGGCCGGCCCGCTCAGGGTCTTCACCCACGGCAGCCAGCATTTCGGCTACCGCAGCTTCGATGCGTGCGAGGTCAATTGACATTGCGCGCCTAGGCTGTCGCGACGCCCGGCGACTTGCGTGGCCGTGGCTTACGTGCCGGCTTCGACGGTGTGCTGTCGTCACTCTCTGCTACGCCAGTTGTCGCGACGCGCCTCTTGGGCACCTTCACGGGCGGAAGCTGAGAGACGGGACGCGCATCGCTGGAGAGCCACTGCGGGCGCTCAGGCAGTTTCGCAATACCCTTGAAGATCTTCTCAAGCTCGACGTGGTCGAGCGTCTCTTTCTCGAGCAGCTCGAGCGCAAGCTTGTCGAGCACCTTACGGTTCTCGTTGAGCATCTGCCATGCCTCGTCGTGAGCGTGATCGATTAGTACGCGCACTTCTTCGTCAATGATTTTGGCCAACTCGTCTGAGTACTCTCGAGTTGCCCCCATGTCACGGCCCATGAACGGTTCGCCCGATCCGGTGCCCAGCTTCACGGAACCAATTCGGGCACTCATGCCATATTCGGTCACCATTCGGCGAGCAATCGATGTCGCTTTTTCGATGTCGTTGGATGCCCCAGTGGTCGGGTCGTGGAACACGATTTCTTCGGCAACACGGCCACCCATCGCGTAGGCAAGTTGATCGAGCAACTCGTTGCGCGTGACGGAGTACTTGTCTTCGAGCGGCATGACCATCGTGTAACCGAGGGCACGACCACGAGGAAGAATCGTGATCTTGGTGACGGGATCGGTGTTGCGCATCGACGCAGCAGCTACCGCATGACCACCCTCGTGGTAGGCGGTGATGAGCTTCTCTTTGTCATTCATGAGGCGCGAACGACGCTGAGGGCCCGCCATGACGCGGTCTACGGCCTCGTCGAGTGCACGGTTGTCGATGAGCTGGGCGTTGGAGCGCGCAGTCAAAAGTGCAGCCTCGTTGAGCACGTTAGCGAGATCGGCACCGGTGAACCCCGGAGTCTTGCGAGCAAGAACCTCAAGATCAACACTCTCGGCCATGGGCTTGCCCTTACCGTGCACCTCAAGGATCTGCTTGCGACCCATCATGTCGGGCGCATCCACACCAATCTGGCGGTCGAAACGACCAGGACGCAGCAGTGCAGGGTCGAGAACGTCAGGGCGGTTTGTTGCAGCGATGAGGATAACGTTGGCGTTCACATCGAAGCCATCCATCTCCACCAGAAGCTGGTTGAGGGTCTGCTCACGCTCGTCGTTACCGCCACCGATACCGGCACCACGGTGACGACCAACAGCATCGATCTCATCGATAAAGATGATCGCGGGAGCGTTCTGCTTTGCCTGCTCGAAGAGGTCGCGAACGCGGCTTGCACCGACACCCACAAACATCTCAACGAAGTCAGAACCGGAGATTGTGTAGAACGGCACGCCAGCTTCACCCGCGGTGGCCTTAGCCAGCAGGGTCTTACCGGTTCCGGGAGGGCCGTACAGCAGTACGCCCTTCGGGATGCGGGCGCCAACGGCCAAGAACTTCGCCGGCTCTTTCAGGAAGTCTTTGATTTCTTCCAGCTCTTCGATGGCCTCGTCGGCACCAGCGACATCCGCAAACGTTGCCTGCGGGGTGTCTTTGCCCACAAGCTTGGCTTTCGACTTGCCAAACTGCATGACCTTGCCGCCGCCACCCTGCATGCGGCTAAAGATGAAGAAGAAGATGATGCCGATGATGAGGAACGGCAGCATGATCGACAAGAACGACATGAAGAAGTTCTCTTGCGGAACCTGGTCGTTGAACTTTTTGACGTCTGCGCCATTGACCGCGGAAACGATCTCGGTGCCGCGTGGTGCGACGTAGT harbors:
- the ftsH gene encoding ATP-dependent zinc metalloprotease FtsH; the protein is MDFKRIFRGPVPYIIIGIAAVSIAASLLLGEGFKEISTQEGLGLLEGSTVTSATIIDGEQRVDLELSKAAGDNGTKVQFYYVAPRGTEIVSAVNGADVKKFNDQVPQENFFMSFLSIMLPFLIIGIIFFFIFSRMQGGGGKVMQFGKSKAKLVGKDTPQATFADVAGADEAIEELEEIKDFLKEPAKFLAVGARIPKGVLLYGPPGTGKTLLAKATAGEAGVPFYTISGSDFVEMFVGVGASRVRDLFEQAKQNAPAIIFIDEIDAVGRHRGAGIGGGNDEREQTLNQLLVEMDGFDVNANVILIAATNRPDVLDPALLRPGRFDRQIGVDAPDMMGRKQILEVHGKGKPMAESVDLEVLARKTPGFTGADLANVLNEAALLTARSNAQLIDNRALDEAVDRVMAGPQRRSRLMNDKEKLITAYHEGGHAVAAASMRNTDPVTKITILPRGRALGYTMVMPLEDKYSVTRNELLDQLAYAMGGRVAEEIVFHDPTTGASNDIEKATSIARRMVTEYGMSARIGSVKLGTGSGEPFMGRDMGATREYSDELAKIIDEEVRVLIDHAHDEAWQMLNENRKVLDKLALELLEKETLDHVELEKIFKGIAKLPERPQWLSSDARPVSQLPPVKVPKRRVATTGVAESDDSTPSKPARKPRPRKSPGVATA
- the folE gene encoding GTP cyclohydrolase I FolE; translated protein: MSIDLARIEAAVAEMLAAVGEDPERAGLTATPRRVAEAYSEFFAGNTVNAVDHLSDSIEFTAKADQTGELVVLRDIEFRSMCEHHLLPFLGVAHVAYVPDERIIGLGNLARVVETISARAQLQERLTEEIADAIDEGLSPRGVLVVIDAVHGCVSTRGPRQTSSSTVTLASRGVLNNSVERAEVMALIGSRGHNA